A stretch of Paludisphaera borealis DNA encodes these proteins:
- a CDS encoding CPBP family intramembrane glutamic endopeptidase: MSLPHLDEFVLFVLTGLVMAILLAVLGLWAWAISKLLRGDPLLSRTPILPIRPARWGGRTVFAVILLYIGANLVVGLGFGAATGFRRPAPTPEQATAAATDDGPPDDRLAPDEKEDEHHAPRSPFNAMLLNSLANLLFVVMLPMFLHRAAGVAISELGFSWKEWPRQVSVGAIAALLTVPVVYAVQGLAVQLWNVREHPVQQMMADQMTPGVAALAFVSTVFLAPLVEESLFRGVLLGWLTRIFTAASPSPEPGPKPEGRDEPPTATLESPMLGESDPGASPTDIAPVAIAPAPGVDGPSRPNAVCLPAVVVASLLFAGMHAPQWPAPVGIFLLSMVLGVVFQRTGSLLSVMVLHGVFNGCSTLLLLQGLLARSVQDLKPTVPKFAPPLEPAVRGLIDWWSYFF; this comes from the coding sequence ATGTCGCTACCGCATCTCGACGAGTTCGTGCTGTTCGTGCTCACCGGCCTCGTCATGGCGATCCTGCTGGCCGTGCTCGGCCTCTGGGCGTGGGCGATTTCGAAGCTCCTGCGAGGCGATCCCCTGCTCTCCCGGACGCCCATCCTGCCCATCCGGCCAGCGCGATGGGGCGGGCGGACGGTTTTCGCCGTGATCCTCCTGTATATCGGTGCGAACCTCGTCGTGGGTCTGGGATTCGGCGCGGCGACGGGTTTCCGTCGCCCCGCGCCGACGCCGGAACAAGCGACGGCCGCCGCGACCGACGACGGACCGCCCGACGATCGACTTGCTCCCGATGAAAAGGAAGACGAGCACCACGCCCCGCGGTCGCCTTTCAACGCCATGCTGTTGAATTCGCTCGCGAACCTCCTTTTCGTGGTCATGCTGCCCATGTTCCTCCATCGAGCGGCGGGCGTCGCGATTTCAGAGCTGGGATTCTCGTGGAAGGAATGGCCGCGTCAGGTCTCGGTCGGAGCGATCGCCGCGCTCTTGACTGTCCCGGTCGTGTACGCCGTTCAGGGGCTTGCCGTCCAACTGTGGAACGTTCGCGAGCATCCCGTTCAGCAAATGATGGCCGATCAGATGACCCCCGGCGTGGCCGCTCTGGCCTTCGTCTCGACCGTCTTTCTCGCGCCGCTGGTCGAGGAAAGCCTCTTTCGAGGCGTCTTGCTGGGCTGGTTGACCCGGATCTTCACGGCGGCCTCGCCCTCACCCGAACCCGGTCCGAAGCCCGAGGGCCGAGACGAGCCACCGACCGCCACATTGGAATCCCCCATGCTGGGCGAGTCGGACCCCGGCGCGAGCCCCACGGATATCGCCCCCGTCGCCATCGCTCCCGCCCCTGGCGTGGACGGCCCGAGTCGCCCCAACGCGGTTTGCCTCCCGGCGGTCGTCGTGGCTTCCTTGCTGTTCGCCGGGATGCATGCGCCCCAGTGGCCGGCGCCGGTCGGGATCTTCCTTCTATCCATGGTTCTCGGCGTCGTCTTCCAGCGAACGGGAAGTCTGCTGTCCGTCATGGTCTTGCATGGCGTGTTCAATGGTTGCAGTACTCTCCTGCTCCTTCAGGGCTTGCTGGCGCGTTCGGTTCAAGACCTGAAGCCGACGGTCCCCAAGTTCGCGCCTCCTCTGGAGCCGGCGGTTCGTGGGTTGATCGACTGGTGGTCGTACTTCTTTTGA
- the tyrS gene encoding tyrosine--tRNA ligase, whose translation MQDVASQLEILRRGVEQIVPEADFLKKLERSVRENRPLRVKYGIDPTGIDVHLGHTVPLRKLRQFQDLGHTAVVIIGNYTAIVGDPSGRDETRSTLTMEQVEANARDYLKQVGRIIDLDKAEVHHNSDWFGKWSFLDVLDLMRNMTLGQISAREDFAKRIAAEKPVYLHECLYPLMQGWDSVEIKADVELGGTEQLFSLMVARQLQATRGQEPQTAMTMPILVGTDGVRRMGKSLGNYIGVAESAENQFGKVMSIPDEPMAQYFTLLTNLPGDAIKAALAPGANPRDSKEILGKAIVAQYHGEEAADRAAAEFRRRSSGEDPEDIPDAFLATDKLDHEGKIAAPTLIKELGLEATTSNARRVIEQGGFNVGPNREIIREPKASVYVSDGLIVRVGKRKIARVRLV comes from the coding sequence ATGCAGGACGTCGCCAGTCAGCTCGAGATCCTCCGTCGCGGGGTCGAGCAGATCGTTCCCGAAGCCGATTTCCTCAAGAAGCTGGAGCGCTCGGTCCGCGAGAACCGGCCGTTGCGCGTCAAGTACGGCATCGATCCGACCGGCATCGACGTCCATCTCGGCCACACGGTGCCGCTCCGGAAGCTCAGGCAGTTTCAGGACCTCGGCCACACGGCGGTCGTCATCATCGGCAATTACACGGCCATCGTGGGCGACCCCTCGGGTCGCGACGAGACCCGGTCGACCCTCACCATGGAGCAGGTCGAAGCCAACGCCCGCGACTACCTCAAGCAGGTCGGCCGGATCATCGACCTCGACAAGGCCGAGGTCCACCATAACAGCGACTGGTTCGGCAAGTGGTCGTTCCTCGACGTCCTCGACCTGATGCGGAACATGACGCTCGGCCAGATCTCGGCCCGGGAAGATTTCGCCAAGCGGATCGCCGCCGAGAAGCCGGTCTATCTCCACGAATGCCTTTACCCCCTGATGCAGGGCTGGGACTCGGTCGAGATCAAGGCCGACGTCGAGTTGGGGGGCACCGAGCAGCTTTTCAGCCTCATGGTGGCCCGTCAGCTTCAGGCGACGCGCGGTCAGGAGCCGCAGACGGCCATGACGATGCCGATCCTCGTCGGCACCGACGGCGTCCGCCGGATGGGCAAGAGCCTGGGCAATTACATCGGCGTGGCCGAGAGCGCGGAGAACCAGTTCGGCAAGGTGATGAGCATCCCCGATGAGCCGATGGCCCAGTATTTCACGCTCCTGACCAACCTGCCGGGCGACGCGATCAAGGCGGCCCTCGCGCCCGGCGCGAATCCCAGGGATTCGAAGGAGATTCTCGGCAAGGCGATCGTCGCTCAGTATCACGGCGAGGAGGCGGCGGATCGCGCCGCCGCCGAGTTCCGTCGCCGGTCGTCGGGCGAGGACCCCGAGGACATCCCCGACGCCTTCCTCGCGACCGACAAGCTCGACCACGAAGGCAAGATCGCGGCGCCGACGCTCATCAAGGAACTTGGCCTGGAAGCGACCACCTCGAACGCGCGACGGGTGATCGAGCAAGGCGGCTTCAACGTCGGCCCCAACCGCGAGATCATTCGCGAGCCCAAGGCTTCGGTCTATGTCAGCGACGGCCTGATCGTCCGGGTCGGCAAGCGGAAGATCGCACGCGTCCGCCTGGTGTAA
- a CDS encoding Gfo/Idh/MocA family protein, with the protein MAQHGFGIVGCGMIAEFHTRAINEIENAQVVAAFSRSKANGEKIAGLAGHQCQIYDDLDAMLKHPGLDVVCICTPSGAHKEPAVQAARAGKHVVVEKPLEINLARCDAIIDACDEAGVRLCTIFPSRFSPANLRLKEAVEGGRFGRLTLGDTHVKWWRSQDYYDSGGWRGTWNLDGGGALMNQAIHNVDLLYWLMGDVDSIVAHTATLAHVRIEVEDTAVAALRFKNGALGVLEAATSAYPGLLKRTEIHGDRGSARVEQDDVTLWEFQEKVPSDHALTAAIAGRSALNSGASDPRGISHIGHRDQLVDFLEAIDVGRPPLVDGREGRKSVEIIRAIYQSALAGRAIQLPLENDADQ; encoded by the coding sequence ATGGCTCAGCACGGGTTCGGCATCGTCGGGTGCGGGATGATCGCCGAGTTTCATACGCGCGCGATCAACGAGATCGAGAACGCCCAGGTCGTGGCGGCGTTCAGCCGTTCGAAGGCGAACGGTGAGAAGATCGCCGGCCTCGCGGGCCACCAATGCCAGATCTACGACGACCTCGACGCCATGCTCAAGCATCCCGGCCTCGACGTGGTCTGCATCTGCACCCCCAGCGGAGCGCACAAGGAGCCCGCCGTGCAGGCGGCTCGGGCGGGCAAGCACGTCGTCGTCGAGAAGCCGCTGGAGATCAACCTCGCCCGCTGCGACGCGATCATCGACGCTTGCGACGAGGCCGGCGTCCGGCTCTGCACGATCTTCCCGTCGCGGTTCTCCCCCGCCAACCTGCGTCTGAAAGAGGCCGTCGAAGGTGGCCGATTCGGCCGTCTGACGCTCGGCGACACCCACGTCAAATGGTGGCGGTCCCAGGACTATTACGATTCGGGAGGCTGGCGTGGGACCTGGAACCTCGACGGCGGCGGCGCTCTGATGAACCAGGCGATCCACAACGTCGACTTGCTCTACTGGCTGATGGGCGACGTCGACTCGATCGTCGCGCACACCGCGACCCTGGCCCACGTCCGCATCGAGGTCGAAGACACGGCTGTGGCCGCCCTTCGCTTCAAGAACGGCGCGCTGGGGGTTCTCGAAGCCGCCACGAGCGCCTATCCGGGATTGCTCAAGCGGACCGAGATCCACGGCGATCGCGGCTCGGCCCGCGTCGAGCAAGACGACGTCACGCTCTGGGAGTTCCAGGAGAAAGTCCCCAGCGACCACGCGCTCACCGCGGCGATCGCCGGCCGATCGGCCCTCAATTCCGGCGCCAGCGATCCCCGAGGGATCTCGCACATCGGCCACCGCGACCAGCTCGTCGATTTCCTCGAAGCGATCGACGTCGGCCGTCCCCCTCTGGTCGACGGCCGCGAGGGCCGCAAGTCGGTCGAGATCATCCGCGCGATCTACCAATCCGCCCTCGCCGGCCGCGCGATCCAGCTCCCCCTGGAGAACGACGCTGACCAGTGA
- a CDS encoding EspF repeat-containing protein: MCTPVSNGPVPSPGFVEEASRPAPDVEPRYWGC; this comes from the coding sequence CTGTGCACGCCGGTTTCGAATGGGCCGGTGCCGTCGCCCGGGTTCGTCGAGGAGGCAAGTCGACCCGCGCCGGACGTCGAGCCGCGTTACTGGGGATGTTGA